A DNA window from Camelina sativa cultivar DH55 chromosome 17, Cs, whole genome shotgun sequence contains the following coding sequences:
- the LOC104757271 gene encoding protein MEI2-like 5 isoform X1 → MDIPHEAEAGAWGILPGFGRHHHPSSDATLFSSSLPVLPHGKLQMSDNRDGFSRIDDTAVSRANKFHESVDDIESHSIGNLLPDEEDLLAGMMDELELGELPDADDFDLFGSGGGMELDTDFRDNMSMSGPPRLSLSSLGGNAVPQFNIQNGAGTVAGEHPYGEHPSRTLFVRNINSNVEDSELRTLFEQYGDIRTLYTTCKHRGFVMISYYDIRSARMAMRSLQNKPLRRRKLDIHFSIPKDNPSEKDMNQGTLVVFNLDPSISNDDLHGIFGAHGEIKEIRETPHKRHHKFVEFYDVRGAEAALKALNRCEIAGKRIKVEPSRPGGARRSLMLQLNQELENDDLHYLPMIGSPMANSPPSNWLLNSPVEGSPLQSVLSRSPVFGLSPTRNSHLSGLASALNSQGPSSKLAPIGRTQIGSNVFQQSSPLFQEPKLDNKYTGNLSPSGPLISNGGGIETLSGSEFLWGSPNTRSEPSSSSVWSTSSTGNPLFSARVDRSVPFPHQHQNQTRSHHHFHVGSAPSGVPLEKHFGFVPESSKDTLFMNSVGLQGMSGMGLNGGSFPSKMTSNGIINPGSMTENGFSSYRMMSSPRFTPMFLSSGLNPGRVTSGFDGLYENGRPRRVENNSIQVESRKQFQLDLDKILKGEDSRTTLMIKNIPNKYTSKMLLAAIDEKNQGTYNFLYLPIDFKNKCNVGYAFINMLSPELIIPFYEAFNGKKWEKFNSEKVASLAYARIQGKSALIAHFQNSSLMNEDMRCRPIIFDTPNNPDSVEQVVVDEESKNVDLLDSQLDDDARERS, encoded by the exons ATGGATATACCACACGAAGCTGAGGCTGGAGCTTGGGGGATTCTCCCTGGCTTTGGTCGTCACCATCATCCCTCCAGCGATGCTACTTTGTTCTCCAGTTCTTTACCTGTTCTTCCCCATGGAAAAC TGCAAATGAGTGACAACAGAGATGGTTTCTCACGGATAGATGATACGGCTGTTTCTCGTGCTAACAAGTTTCACGAAAGTGTTGATGACATTGAATCTCATTCCATTGGAAACCTGCTTCCTGATGAAGAAGATCTATTGGCAGGGATGATGGATGAACTTGAACTCGGCGAGTTACCAGATGCTGATGATTTCGATCTTTTTGGTAGTGGAGGAGGTATGGAACTTGACACTGATTTTCGGGACAACATGAGCATGTCTGGTCCTCCAAGATTGTCCCTTTCAAGTCTTGGTGGAAACGCAGTTCCGCAATTCAATATTCAAAATGGTGCTGGCACAGTTGCTGGTGAGCATCCTTACGGTGAACACCCCTCGAGAACATTGTTTGTCCGGAATATTAACAGTAATGTAGAGGACTCTGAACTCAGAACTCTCTTTGAG CAATACGGTGACATTAGAACGCTCTATACTACTTGCAAGCATAGGGGATTTGTCATGATATCTTATTATGACATTCGTTCTGCTCGGATGGCTATGCGGTCTTTACAGAATAAGCCATTAAGACGGAGAAAACTGGATATTCACTTCTCAATTCCCAAG GATAATCCATCTGAGAAAGATATGAATCAGGGGACATTAGTGGTTTTTAACCTAGATCCTTCAATTTCTAATGATGACTTGCATGGTATTTTTGGTGCACATGGCGAGATCAAAGAG ATAAGGGAAACACCACATAAGAGGCATCACAAATTCGTCGAGTTTTATGATGTTCGAGGTGCTGAAGCAGCATTGAAGGCATTAAACAGGTGTGAGATTGCAGGAAAACGTATAAAGGTTGAACCTAGTCGCCCTGGAGGAGCTCGTCGAAG CCTGATGTTGCAACTTAACCAAGAACTTGAAAACGATGATTTGCATTACCTACCTATGATTGGTTCACCCATGGCAAACTCTCCTCCAA GTAACTGGCTGCTGAATAGTCCTGTGGAGGGTAGTCCACTTCAAAGTGTACTTAGCAGGTCACCCGTTTTCGGGTTAAGTCCTACAAGGAACAGCCACTTGTCTGGTTTGGCGTCTGCTCTAAATTCACAAGGACCAAGCTCGAAGCTTGCACCCATTGGCAGGACTCAAATTGGTAGCAACGTCTTCCAACAGTCATCACCTTTGTTCCAAGAGCCAAAGCTGGATAACAAGTACACCGGAAATCTCTCTCCTTCTGGTCCTTTGATCTCAAATGGAGGTGGAATTGAGACGTTGTCTGGTTCAGAGTTTCTCTGGGGAAGTCCTAACACACGCTCTGAACCTTCAAGTTCCTCGGTCTGGTCAACATCATCCACTGGGAATCCACTCTTCTCAGCTCGGGTAGACCGATCTGTTCCATTTCCGCATCAGCATCAGAATCAAACTCGTAGTCATCATCACTTCCATGTTGGGTCTGCACCATCTGGTGTTCCTCTAGAAAAGCATTTTGGATTCGTCCCAGAGTCTTCAAAGGACACTTTGTTCATGAACAGTGTTGGTCTTCAAGGAATGAGCGGAATGG GTCTCAACGGTGGAAGTTTCCCGTCAAAAATGACAAGTAACGGGATCATTAACCCTGGAAGCATGACTGAAAACGGGTTTTCAAGTTACAGAATGATGTCTTCACCAAGATTCACCCCCATGTTCTTAAGCAGCGGTCTAAACCCAGGACGGGTCACCTCTGGCTTTGACGGTTTGTATGAAAATGGAAGGCCTCGTAGAGTCGAGAACAATTCGATCCAAGTTGAAAGCAGGAAACAGTTTCAACTTGATTTGGACAAAATTCTTAAAGGAGAGGATTCTCGAACCACCTTGATGATTAAAAACATTCCAAATAA ATACACCTCAAAGATGTTGTTAGCTGCGATTGATGAAAAGAACCAAGGAACTTACAACTTTCTGTATTTGCCCATTGATTTTAAG AACAAATGCAATGTTGGCTATGCATTCATCAATATGCTCTCTCCAGAACTCATCATTCCATTTTATGAG GCTTTTAACGGGAAGAAGTGGGAGAAGTTTAACAGTGAGAAAGTAGCTTCACTAGCATATGCTCGGATACAAGGAAAATCTGCCCTTATAGCCCATTTTCAGAACTCAAGCTTGATGAATGAAGATATGCGTTGTCGTCCTATTATCTTCGACACCCCTAACAATCCAGACTCTGTTGAACAG GTTGTTGTTGATGAGGAAAGTAAGAATGTGGATCTCCTTGACTCTCAGCTCGATGATGATGCCAGAGAGAGAAGCTGA
- the LOC104757271 gene encoding protein MEI2-like 5 isoform X2 → MDIPHEAEAGAWGILPGFGRHHHPSSDATLFSSSLPVLPHGKLQMSDNRDGFSRIDDTAVSRANKFHESVDDIESHSIGNLLPDEEDLLAGMMDELELGELPDADDFDLFGSGGGMELDTDFRDNMSMSGPPRLSLSSLGGNAVPQFNIQNGAGTVAGEHPYGEHPSRTLFVRNINSNVEDSELRTLFEQYGDIRTLYTTCKHRGFVMISYYDIRSARMAMRSLQNKPLRRRKLDIHFSIPKDNPSEKDMNQGTLVVFNLDPSISNDDLHGIFGAHGEIKEIRETPHKRHHKFVEFYDVRGAEAALKALNRCEIAGKRIKVEPSRPGGARRSLMLQLNQELENDDLHYLPMIGSPMANSPPSNWLLNSPVEGSPLQSVLSRSPVFGLSPTRNSHLSGLASALNSQGPSSKLAPIGRTQIGSNVFQQSSPLFQEPKLDNKYTGNLSPSGPLISNGGGIETLSGSEFLWGSPNTRSEPSSSSVWSTSSTGNPLFSARVDRSVPFPHQHQNQTRSHHHFHVGSAPSGVPLEKHFGFVPESSKDTLFMNSVGLQGMSGMGLNGGSFPSKMTSNGIINPGSMTENGFSSYRMMSSPRFTPMFLSSGLNPGRVTSGFDGLYENGRPRRVENNSIQVESRKQFQLDLDKILKGEDSRTTLMIKNIPNKYTSKMLLAAIDEKNQGTYNFLYLPIDFKNKCNVGYAFINMLSPELIIPFYEAFNGKKWEKFNSEKVASLAYARIQGKSALIAHFQNSSLMNEDMRCRPIIFDTPNNPDSVEQVVVDEESKNVDLLDSQLDDDARERS, encoded by the exons ATGGATATACCACACGAAGCTGAGGCTGGAGCTTGGGGGATTCTCCCTGGCTTTGGTCGTCACCATCATCCCTCCAGCGATGCTACTTTGTTCTCCAGTTCTTTACCTGTTCTTCCCCATGGAAAAC TGCAAATGAGTGACAACAGAGATGGTTTCTCACGGATAGATGATACGGCTGTTTCTCGTGCTAACAAGTTTCACGAAAGTGTTGATGACATTGAATCTCATTCCATTGGAAACCTGCTTCCTGATGAAGAAGATCTATTGGCAGGGATGATGGATGAACTTGAACTCGGCGAGTTACCAGATGCTGATGATTTCGATCTTTTTGGTAGTGGAGGAGGTATGGAACTTGACACTGATTTTCGGGACAACATGAGCATGTCTGGTCCTCCAAGATTGTCCCTTTCAAGTCTTGGTGGAAACGCAGTTCCGCAATTCAATATTCAAAATGGTGCTGGCACAGTTGCTGGTGAGCATCCTTACGGTGAACACCCCTCGAGAACATTGTTTGTCCGGAATATTAACAGTAATGTAGAGGACTCTGAACTCAGAACTCTCTTTGAG CAATACGGTGACATTAGAACGCTCTATACTACTTGCAAGCATAGGGGATTTGTCATGATATCTTATTATGACATTCGTTCTGCTCGGATGGCTATGCGGTCTTTACAGAATAAGCCATTAAGACGGAGAAAACTGGATATTCACTTCTCAATTCCCAAG GATAATCCATCTGAGAAAGATATGAATCAGGGGACATTAGTGGTTTTTAACCTAGATCCTTCAATTTCTAATGATGACTTGCATGGTATTTTTGGTGCACATGGCGAGATCAAAGAG ATAAGGGAAACACCACATAAGAGGCATCACAAATTCGTCGAGTTTTATGATGTTCGAGGTGCTGAAGCAGCATTGAAGGCATTAAACAGGTGTGAGATTGCAGGAAAACGTATAAAGGTTGAACCTAGTCGCCCTGGAGGAGCTCGTCGAAG CCTGATGTTGCAACTTAACCAAGAACTTGAAAACGATGATTTGCATTACCTACCTATGATTGGTTCACCCATGGCAAACTCTCCTCCAA GTAACTGGCTGCTGAATAGTCCTGTGGAGGGTAGTCCACTTCAAAGTGTACTTAGCAGGTCACCCGTTTTCGGGTTAAGTCCTACAAGGAACAGCCACTTGTCTGGTTTGGCGTCTGCTCTAAATTCACAAGGACCAAGCTCGAAGCTTGCACCCATTGGCAGGACTCAAATTGGTAGCAACGTCTTCCAACAGTCATCACCTTTGTTCCAAGAGCCAAAGCTGGATAACAAGTACACCGGAAATCTCTCTCCTTCTGGTCCTTTGATCTCAAATGGAGGTGGAATTGAGACGTTGTCTGGTTCAGAGTTTCTCTGGGGAAGTCCTAACACACGCTCTGAACCTTCAAGTTCCTCGGTCTGGTCAACATCATCCACTGGGAATCCACTCTTCTCAGCTCGGGTAGACCGATCTGTTCCATTTCCGCATCAGCATCAGAATCAAACTCGTAGTCATCATCACTTCCATGTTGGGTCTGCACCATCTGGTGTTCCTCTAGAAAAGCATTTTGGATTCGTCCCAGAGTCTTCAAAGGACACTTTGTTCATGAACAGTGTTGGTCTTCAAGGAATGAGCGGAATGGGTCTCAACGGTGGAAGTTTCCCGTCAAAAATGACAAGTAACGGGATCATTAACCCTGGAAGCATGACTGAAAACGGGTTTTCAAGTTACAGAATGATGTCTTCACCAAGATTCACCCCCATGTTCTTAAGCAGCGGTCTAAACCCAGGACGGGTCACCTCTGGCTTTGACGGTTTGTATGAAAATGGAAGGCCTCGTAGAGTCGAGAACAATTCGATCCAAGTTGAAAGCAGGAAACAGTTTCAACTTGATTTGGACAAAATTCTTAAAGGAGAGGATTCTCGAACCACCTTGATGATTAAAAACATTCCAAATAA ATACACCTCAAAGATGTTGTTAGCTGCGATTGATGAAAAGAACCAAGGAACTTACAACTTTCTGTATTTGCCCATTGATTTTAAG AACAAATGCAATGTTGGCTATGCATTCATCAATATGCTCTCTCCAGAACTCATCATTCCATTTTATGAG GCTTTTAACGGGAAGAAGTGGGAGAAGTTTAACAGTGAGAAAGTAGCTTCACTAGCATATGCTCGGATACAAGGAAAATCTGCCCTTATAGCCCATTTTCAGAACTCAAGCTTGATGAATGAAGATATGCGTTGTCGTCCTATTATCTTCGACACCCCTAACAATCCAGACTCTGTTGAACAG GTTGTTGTTGATGAGGAAAGTAAGAATGTGGATCTCCTTGACTCTCAGCTCGATGATGATGCCAGAGAGAGAAGCTGA